A part of Capsicum annuum cultivar UCD-10X-F1 chromosome 6, UCD10Xv1.1, whole genome shotgun sequence genomic DNA contains:
- the LOC107868530 gene encoding ras-related protein Rab11D-like, whose amino-acid sequence MSNVEELRSHADKNIVIMLIGNKTDFEDQRVVPTEDAKEFAQKEGLFFLETSAMEARNVEDAFLTLLTEIFNIVNKKNLVTGDDQENGNPASLTGKKILVPGPAQVIPEKKACCDLEMFHFFLNQKKGILRY is encoded by the coding sequence atgtcTAACGTTGAAGAGTTACGTTCTCATGCTGACAAGAACATCGTGATTATGCTGATTGGAAACAAAACCGATTTTGAAGATCAACGAGTTGTTCCCACTGAGGATGCTAAAGAATTTGCACAGAAAGAAGGATTGTTCTTCTTAGAGACATCTGCAATGGAGGCTAGAAACGTCGAGGACGCCTTCTTAACTCTTTTGACGGAGATCTTCAACATTGTGAACAAGAAGAATCTCGTCACGGGTGATGATCAAGAAAATGGTAATCCTGCTTCTTTAACTGGAAAGAAAATTCTCGTACCTGGTCCTGCACAAGTTATCCCAGAAAAGAAGGCATGTTGTGATCTTGAgatgtttcatttttttctcaaccAGAAAAAGGGGATCTTGAGatattga